The Chryseobacterium nakagawai genome has a segment encoding these proteins:
- a CDS encoding OmpA family protein, protein MKLSLAIVALALAIPTASYAQDSTAVSKGEYPNTFSSGSANVSPFTNQSKRFNDWSISAGVGVPLLQSADLTSIKNGNGKNLFGYSAYVSIDKAITHAFGINLQYDRGETRQGWFNTKDAAPDAKAVAGRTQYDAISILGDINFSNLLRRVDNHSPYRWALHGYAGVGTIAYRAYQKDATGQRLMTEVKPFKLGSLFMQAGTGLKFKVNRRIDIEGRLMYVVTGDDTFDGGGDPYSDINRRSSQVSDNFFNATLGLSVKLGKHESHLMWHDPLQEIYYKLDVLANKNQDIEVCKKGDADNDGVCDDWDRQLDTPAGARVDGAGVALDTDLDGVIDLYDKCVTVPGPVENNGCPTTTTGPVIETETKLEGIEFDLNSDRILPSNTPILNNAVNYINSSNGSYNVVGATDTRGTDAYNQKLSQRRANNVKNYLIKNGVQSGKLNAVGKGEKDLKYPECEPATKCPEWKNRANRRVYFEAK, encoded by the coding sequence ATGAAATTAAGTTTAGCAATTGTTGCATTAGCTTTGGCGATTCCTACTGCCAGTTATGCACAAGACTCAACGGCAGTTTCAAAAGGAGAGTATCCCAATACGTTCTCGTCTGGGTCTGCCAACGTTTCCCCATTCACAAATCAATCAAAAAGATTTAATGACTGGTCTATTTCTGCAGGGGTTGGAGTTCCACTACTTCAGTCAGCAGATTTAACCTCCATTAAGAATGGTAACGGTAAAAACCTTTTCGGATATTCAGCTTATGTAAGTATTGATAAAGCGATCACCCATGCATTTGGAATCAATTTACAATATGACAGAGGTGAAACACGACAAGGATGGTTCAATACCAAAGATGCAGCACCTGATGCAAAGGCGGTAGCGGGTAGAACTCAATACGACGCGATTTCAATCTTGGGAGATATTAACTTCTCTAACCTTTTAAGAAGAGTTGATAATCATTCTCCTTACAGATGGGCCCTACACGGATATGCCGGTGTTGGTACCATTGCTTACAGAGCATACCAAAAAGATGCCACTGGACAAAGATTGATGACTGAAGTGAAGCCATTTAAATTAGGTTCTTTATTCATGCAGGCTGGTACAGGTCTGAAGTTTAAAGTGAACAGAAGAATTGATATTGAAGGTAGATTAATGTATGTAGTAACTGGTGATGATACTTTTGATGGTGGAGGTGATCCATACAGTGATATCAACAGACGTTCTTCACAAGTTTCTGATAACTTCTTCAATGCAACGTTAGGACTTTCTGTAAAATTAGGAAAACATGAGTCTCACTTAATGTGGCATGACCCACTTCAGGAAATCTATTACAAACTTGATGTTTTGGCTAATAAAAACCAGGATATCGAAGTATGTAAGAAAGGGGATGCTGATAACGATGGAGTATGCGACGATTGGGACAGACAGCTTGACACTCCTGCAGGAGCTAGAGTGGATGGTGCCGGTGTAGCTCTTGATACAGACCTTGATGGAGTTATTGACCTTTACGATAAGTGTGTAACGGTTCCAGGACCTGTTGAAAACAACGGTTGTCCTACTACCACTACAGGACCAGTAATAGAAACTGAAACTAAACTGGAAGGTATTGAGTTTGATTTAAATTCTGACAGAATTTTACCTTCAAACACTCCTATCTTAAATAATGCCGTAAACTACATCAATTCTTCAAACGGTTCTTACAATGTTGTAGGGGCTACTGATACAAGAGGTACTGATGCTTACAACCAAAAATTATCTCAGAGAAGAGCCAACAACGTTAAGAACTATCTAATCAAAAACGGAGTTCAGTCTGGCAAATTAAACGCTGTAGGTAAAGGTGAAAAAGACCTTAAATATCCTGAGTGTGAACCAGCAACGAAATGCCCTGAGTGGAAAAACAGAGCTAACAGAAGAGTATACTTCGAAGCTAAATAA
- a CDS encoding RecQ family ATP-dependent DNA helicase, whose translation MISPQDFQKLKYDTLKYFWGYTGFRDSQEEIINAVINEKDSLVLLPTGAGKSLCYQLPALLKEGTCLVISPLLALMKDQVNQLKFRGIEAEYLSSELDEYDAEAIYNRCKEGLTKLLYVSPERLTNIQFLQNIEEIELSFIAVDEAHCISEWGQDFRPSYQNIKGFRMNNPETPCLALTATATPKVLEEIKNKLELRNPAVFQKSFKRNNIKIFTEEVSDKFQRVLDILKYNTDSGIVYVRTRKEAELLSEFLKKNQLKNVDYFHAGLTTKEKNTRQNTWNNSDNQVLISTNAFGMGIDKDNVRFVLHYSPAASIENYYQEIGRAGRDGKESFAFMLWNKQELLNFDQILKNQIPNKAEFLKIISYLYSIFQVAEFELPEKTFQLNTTGIQNFTRLSKAKINNVLNFLHNQEIIYYNDNKSLSSLELFIKSDEIDQLPQKDAYFIELLLRTVSGITTHKVMFSEQQVSNKIGVGIPLIKERLKELQQRNYLEYLDGALSSIKFLKPRDERAVNNAYWKLFEHIQRNKIQKWEEMKFYVEDKDYCKMKLILAYFGEKNSKNCGQCSVCEKNKQSIFGKNISQQIINLLAKKSATIEELSVQLSYHSKESILENLIFLLDSGKVKMLNFRTYALNHG comes from the coding sequence ATGATTTCTCCACAGGATTTTCAAAAGCTAAAATATGATACTCTTAAGTATTTCTGGGGCTATACCGGCTTCAGAGATTCTCAGGAAGAAATTATCAATGCTGTTATCAATGAAAAAGACAGTCTGGTACTTCTTCCTACAGGGGCCGGTAAGTCATTATGTTACCAGCTGCCTGCTTTATTAAAAGAAGGAACCTGTCTGGTGATCTCCCCTTTGCTGGCTTTAATGAAAGACCAGGTGAATCAGCTAAAATTCCGTGGTATAGAAGCAGAATACCTGTCATCTGAATTGGATGAATATGATGCTGAAGCTATTTACAATCGTTGCAAAGAAGGTCTTACCAAGCTGCTTTATGTATCTCCTGAAAGACTAACCAATATTCAGTTTCTTCAGAATATCGAAGAAATAGAGCTATCATTCATTGCTGTTGATGAGGCACACTGTATTTCTGAATGGGGACAGGATTTCCGTCCAAGCTATCAGAATATTAAAGGTTTCAGAATGAATAATCCGGAAACTCCATGCCTGGCACTTACTGCAACTGCAACTCCAAAAGTTTTGGAAGAGATCAAAAATAAGCTTGAGCTGAGAAATCCGGCTGTTTTCCAGAAAAGCTTTAAAAGAAATAATATCAAAATCTTTACAGAAGAGGTTTCCGATAAATTTCAGCGGGTTCTGGATATTTTAAAATACAATACAGATTCAGGAATTGTTTACGTAAGAACCAGAAAAGAAGCTGAACTGCTTTCAGAGTTTTTAAAGAAAAATCAGCTAAAAAATGTAGATTATTTTCATGCAGGCTTAACTACAAAGGAAAAGAATACAAGACAAAACACCTGGAATAATAGTGATAATCAGGTCTTAATTTCTACCAATGCCTTTGGGATGGGAATTGACAAGGATAATGTTCGTTTTGTGCTCCACTACTCACCTGCTGCTTCAATTGAAAATTATTACCAGGAAATAGGAAGAGCCGGAAGGGATGGTAAGGAGAGTTTTGCGTTTATGCTTTGGAACAAACAGGAGCTTTTGAACTTTGATCAAATTCTCAAAAACCAGATTCCCAACAAGGCTGAATTTTTAAAGATCATCAGCTACCTCTACTCTATTTTTCAGGTAGCAGAATTTGAGTTACCCGAGAAAACATTCCAACTGAATACAACCGGAATACAAAACTTTACCAGGTTATCAAAAGCCAAAATCAATAATGTCCTCAATTTCCTTCATAACCAGGAAATCATTTACTACAATGACAATAAAAGCCTGTCATCTTTGGAGCTTTTTATTAAATCTGATGAAATAGATCAGCTGCCACAAAAAGATGCATATTTCATAGAGCTTTTACTCCGCACTGTGTCCGGAATTACAACCCATAAAGTGATGTTCAGTGAACAACAGGTAAGTAATAAAATTGGAGTGGGTATTCCTTTAATCAAAGAACGTCTAAAGGAGCTTCAACAGAGAAACTATCTTGAATATCTGGACGGAGCTTTATCGAGTATCAAATTTCTGAAACCTCGTGATGAGAGAGCTGTCAATAATGCTTATTGGAAACTTTTTGAACATATTCAACGAAATAAGATTCAGAAATGGGAAGAAATGAAATTCTATGTTGAAGATAAGGATTACTGTAAAATGAAACTTATTCTGGCTTATTTCGGGGAAAAAAATTCAAAAAACTGCGGCCAGTGTTCTGTTTGTGAAAAGAATAAACAGTCTATTTTTGGCAAAAACATTTCCCAGCAGATCATTAATTTACTGGCAAAAAAATCAGCAACCATCGAAGAACTTTCTGTACAGCTAAGTTATCATTCCAAAGAAAGCATATTGGAAAACTTAATTTTTCTATTAGACTCCGGAAAGGTAAAAATGTTGAATTTCAGAACCTATGCACTTAATCATGGGTAA
- the fmt gene encoding methionyl-tRNA formyltransferase, with protein sequence MKSLKVVFLGTPEFAKTSLEAIHQSHHQVVGVVTVADKASGRGQKITQSPVKVYASENNIPVFQPEKLRNPEFLEELRKLDADVFVVVAFRMMPKVLFEMPRMGTFNLHASLLPDYRGAAPINYAVINGEEKTGATTFFINEKIDEGNILLQEELEILPDENAGGLHDRLMEMGSKLVVRTLDGLADNAIEEKPQPQVEHPKNAYKIFKEDTRINWLAPSKTVHQFILGMSPYPAAFTTLKIGEEEKGLKIFSGKFEISNHGKPAGTLDISKSEFKIYTQDGVYFPQELQLEGKKRMTVKDFLNGFRNFDEISL encoded by the coding sequence ATGAAATCATTGAAAGTCGTTTTTTTAGGTACTCCTGAGTTTGCAAAAACTTCTTTGGAGGCTATTCATCAATCTCATCATCAGGTTGTAGGTGTGGTAACTGTAGCGGATAAAGCAAGCGGACGTGGCCAGAAAATAACCCAATCACCAGTAAAAGTGTATGCTTCAGAAAATAATATTCCTGTTTTTCAGCCGGAAAAATTAAGAAATCCTGAATTTTTAGAAGAACTCAGAAAACTGGATGCTGATGTTTTTGTAGTGGTAGCTTTTAGAATGATGCCTAAGGTTCTTTTTGAAATGCCTAGAATGGGAACATTTAACCTTCATGCATCCTTACTTCCTGACTACAGAGGTGCTGCTCCTATCAACTATGCAGTTATTAACGGGGAAGAAAAAACTGGAGCAACTACGTTCTTCATTAATGAAAAAATTGATGAAGGAAATATTCTTCTTCAGGAAGAGCTTGAAATTCTACCGGATGAAAATGCAGGAGGTCTTCATGACAGATTGATGGAAATGGGTTCAAAATTAGTCGTAAGAACATTAGATGGATTGGCTGACAATGCTATTGAAGAAAAACCTCAACCCCAGGTTGAGCACCCGAAAAATGCCTATAAAATATTCAAAGAGGATACTAGAATCAATTGGTTGGCACCCTCTAAAACTGTACATCAGTTTATTCTGGGAATGTCGCCTTATCCTGCTGCTTTCACAACTTTGAAAATTGGTGAAGAGGAAAAAGGATTAAAAATATTTAGTGGAAAATTTGAAATCTCCAATCATGGAAAGCCTGCCGGAACATTGGATATTTCAAAAAGTGAGTTCAAAATATACACTCAGGATGGTGTATACTTTCCCCAGGAACTTCAGTTAGAAGGCAAGAAAAGAATGACGGTAAAGGACTTCCTGAATGGTTTCAGAAACTTTGACGAAATAAGCCTGTAA
- a CDS encoding Crp/Fnr family transcriptional regulator, producing MTESLQKHIREYVEISDEKLEKYCNAFTHRKIKKKEFLLMEGSICDFEGFVVSGCFKVFHTNRNAAEQILYFAIENWWISDIDSFINRIPSKLTIQALENSEILLISRKDKEKLYQEMPEVERLMRLKFQSSIIALQRRIIDNLSKSSEERYIEFLKKYPQTAHRLTNIQIAAYLGVTPESLSRVRKNIVKKDE from the coding sequence ATGACCGAGTCTTTACAAAAACATATCCGGGAGTATGTGGAAATTTCAGATGAAAAGCTGGAAAAATATTGCAATGCCTTTACCCATCGAAAAATAAAAAAGAAAGAGTTTTTATTAATGGAAGGAAGTATCTGTGATTTTGAAGGATTTGTAGTGAGTGGTTGTTTTAAGGTTTTTCATACCAATCGAAATGCAGCAGAGCAGATATTATATTTTGCTATTGAAAATTGGTGGATCTCTGATATAGACAGCTTCATCAACAGGATTCCATCCAAGCTTACCATTCAGGCACTCGAAAACAGTGAAATTCTTTTGATTTCAAGAAAAGATAAAGAAAAGCTTTACCAGGAGATGCCGGAAGTGGAAAGATTAATGAGACTTAAATTTCAGAGTTCAATTATTGCATTACAACGCAGAATTATTGATAATTTAAGCAAGTCTTCTGAAGAGCGCTATATTGAATTTTTAAAAAAATATCCCCAAACAGCCCATCGTCTTACCAATATTCAAATTGCAGCTTATCTGGGAGTAACTCCTGAATCTCTCAGCAGAGTTCGTAAAAATATTGTAAAGAAAGATGAATAA